The sequence ACAATTACATCGCGCGCTCTGTGTGCTGAGAGCTAAATCTAAAGTTTTCTTCAGCATGCAGAGGAAATGTACCAGTCCTATGTTTATTAATAATGCATCAGGATGATTCACCCTTTGGTGCATCCTGGTTGTAAATCTCTACCACACAGTTCTCCATCCACCTGTTCATTCCTTTTAAAAATCTATAACAGCAGCTGCTACATTTTTCCACTCTTTCCAGATCAGATTTTGCACCACTCCTCTGCAGAGGTATGGCCTCACACGTACGTCTCCCAGGGCCACTACTGCCTCTCCTCCTCTGACGCCTGGGAGCCCATCAGCAACGACCCGTCCGGGGTCGCGTCTCCCCCCACTGGCTCCTACGTCATGGGTACCGAGGGCTACGACGGGCAGGCCGCAGCCCACTTCCTGTCGCAGCACCATCAGCAGCAGCTCAACCTCCAACAACAGACTCAGCTACAACAGCTGCAGCAGATCCAACAACTCCAGCATTtccagcagcaacagcagctccTGCAGTATCAACAGCAGCAGGTGATGGATGAGAGCAGGTGGAAGCTTGGCTGTGTGTGGCTGAGAGTTGGTGGCGATGCAACCGTGAATTAACCTTGAACACTCGGCgagcacaaaaaacaataatccaGAACTGTCCGCTTACTGCTTTTGTGTTGCTGAACAACACAACATCACTAAagaaataataatgttaataataataacagtaataatagaatagaatattaTAATAGAAGCATTTATTGTgcataaaaacaatgaaattgcACAAGCCCCTCCTAACAACATTCAACTACACCACACATGGCCCTCAGTCAAATATTTTGCgccccccaaaataaatctcCAAAAATTGTAATACAAGAAGTTGGaaagaatataaagcccaacataatacacaaaacaactcccgaaacacacaaatcgacagcaaaatgctcatagtacacaaaaacacgcacaaaattctagaaatacaaaatgacaacaaagacagacacagcaaccacttaaaacaaatttactacaaaaacatcaacacattacaaaattgctccaaagacacacaaactgtcaacaaaatgacacaaaatgttaggaaaatacaaaaacaaccccaaacacacagaaatcgTCAACAAAaacgcagaaaatgacagaaacacacgcaaaatttcaaaaagaacaccaaaaaacaacaaaaaccacacatAATGAGTAACTgactaaacaacaaaaccacagacaaagacaaaaaacaataagacaaaacccttttttcccccatctgtactaatgctcagatcggtcagtattctgaatgctgacatgaatgttgatcatgtggccctcggatcagatacaatcacatctttgtggcccccgctgttgCCCCTCCCATCCCTGAACAACACtctcaaaaaattcaaacagaCACAATTATCttaaaaagcaacaaaagtCTGTTAGAATAAAAAGTTCATCAGTATGTGTgagtataaaataataaaaaagacacTCATTTAAAAATagagaatatttatttttctatatattGGTTTTTATGCTGGTGTTGATCAtgtaatactactactactactactactactactactactactaataataataatagtaatcatATTAAACATTAACTAAAATCCCTGCAAAGCTAACAAGTGAATAGCATCATAGTTTTAAGTGTCACATGTCTATTTTATTCAGTGCTCTCACTCACTCTCATCCTTGTGTTTTCCAGTCTCTAGAACACAGGCTGCACAGTGCCAACCACTCTTTGCAAGCAACGCCCAATAGCACCATCCACAGTCTGGTTCAGCAAATTCACCCTCCGCTGGTTGATCTGTGGAACTCTGGACAGATGGAGGCCTATCAGGCAGAGGCCGGCGGCTACATGGGTGTGGCAGCGGTGGTGGAGCCAAGTCTGTGCGTCCCCTCTGGGGAGGAGATGGTTGGAACGGAACACTCTCCTTTGCTGGAACAGCAGGAGGAATATGCGGCCAAGGTGAGGTCACCATTGAGTaagatctttttttaaaaattgaattcTTACTGATGAAAGTATTCTTTCTGGAATATGCAGAGCAGGTAGAAATGGAGATTACCTTCATGGTGCTTAATTTGCAAATCTAAAGCGTAAACATTGATTTCATTCTATGTTTGAGCTCATCTGGGTCAGTTAAATCTGTCTAAAGGTTATTTTAGAACAGATTTGTGTGTATTGTGCCTGTATTAGGCATTTATAACCTTTTATTGgttcacttttaattaatttggattttctttttttttaaaagggccACTTATTTGTAATCAATTGAGTAATAAAGTTGATGACGGCAAAAATAAGCTATGTAATCTGCAGTTagtcaaggcaaggcaaatttatttttatagcgcattttatacacaaggaaactcaatgtgctttacatgatcaaaaagtgcaacgtAAAAACCTCCagcagcttaaaatcaataagaacattagtCAAATTTGGAAAAGTTTTCTTTCGAGAAGTTTGAAATGTGTCTTAAATGGCAGAACGATAGATTGGAGAAATGGAGAAAATAGACAACAGGCCAAAGACTGGAAGAGGTTGATAAAGggaccaaatatggaccagtttgatctcaagtgggccgcagagttagattggggaaaaaagaaaacaattttaGCATCATTGTGTCCTAGTTTCAATATGAGTTCAAGTCACTaaaatttttttgattttgttaggaatttttgtgtaatttagaggaatgttgtggaattgtttgtgagttctttccacaagttgtaattaaaaatgactgcattcatgtgatataaacaaaggaaaaatgcaagtccctaaaaatattgcaagtttcataaaatgtgtgaatttgagataacttatacatatatataatttacacaatatttaatgttttattttctcctgtgggctgaactggatgctctaaagggccggatttggcccccgggccatgagtttgacacatgtgagcTAGGGGACAAGGTGAAAATCAGGTGCACAAAGGAATTTCAGGGTGACTGAGCATTTTGAGTCTATTTAGCATTTTGAGTCTATTTAGTTTTATGTGACACGTTTTGGTCAGGGAACTTGGTTTGTAGAATAAATCATGCAAGTGAATGCCACGCATGCTTGTGAGACCTTCCAGAGGATTCCAGATTTATATACAAGATTAAACGCTAATTGTCTTACCTGAAAATGGAACCTTTATTATCTATTCCACATGCATTCACATTAATATATTgtcatgaaatgaaaaaaaacgaGTGTAAAACAGATTACTTTGTTCCTGTATTCACCACGTAAAGTCATGAAGGATATTTAACAAACACGTGATTTGCCGAACGTACTTTTATAAGATGAATAGGCACTAAACCTTTCAGTCTAAGTACATGCACTAACAGACGCAGTTTGAGGGAAAAGCAGCCACAGTTATGATGCGTATTTTCCAAACTGCATCCAAGTGTCCTCTGCACTGACTCATTGTGTTGTGCTCCATCCATACTaatcaggaggaggaggtgacACTGTGCTTGGAGCAAGAGTCAGCCACACTGACTCCGCCTATTCAACAAGGGGATGCCTCTGGAGGCAGTAGCCCAGGACAACCACCGGCAGAGCCAATCACGGAGCGGAAAGCCTCTGATGTCACCTCCGGCCTCATTCAGACATTAGaggagaaagaagaggaggaggagggaacgCCAGCTGCTTCCATGACAACCAACTGAGGTCCTGGCTGCTACGAGACTCCTTTTTACAAACTGACCGTGAAGTCAGCGAGGAAAGGGTGTCATAATCCAATATATATCTAATAATAACTTTCTTTTCAGGTTTTAAAAcaatgggttgtttttttttggggggggtggTTTGGAGATCATTTGAGCAGATTGCTAAGTGAGATAAGAACTGATGCAACAGAGGACACCCATACTTTGTAAGCCTTACATCCCAAAGGTAATATAGGAGTGAGGAAGAACAAGGGGAGCAGGAATGGACTGGAGCGTTTCCTTCAGGATAAATGAATCCACACCGAGGAGTGGATAATGCATGCTTCTTATGAGGACAAGCAGCTCGACCCCTCTCAGCgtgtaacaaaaaaattaccatAACAAAGCATTATATCGAGAATAATTTTGTAATAAAGCAGGAAAAGAACAATAATCGATGTATAACTGTATGATAAGATGAGCCGGCGTTCCCATTGGGGAACTGCTGTGTTTACAGCTATTACACATTAGATGGAGTTTAATCAAATTCACATAACAACCCTGCTGCATTAAAAACATACCATATATGTTATTGACATTAACATGAGCAAGTTTATTTTTCAGCTGGCTGTGAAAAAGTGGGCATTTCAGTGAAATGCAGCTTAAAGTGAATTTTTCTATGATGTTTTGGCAACCCAGGGACAATCCTGACCTGCTGACTGCACACCCCGAACACTGCACAGACAAGGATTGTACTGTAAGATAGTGTGCTTCCTACTCCGTCTCTCTGTATGCATGTTCTCTCCAGAGTACTATGGAGTACCTGTACCTATACGGCACTGTATAGACTTTGCACTGAACCATAGTATGCCAGGTTTGGCCACAGTGGGCCTGCTGTGGGTTGGAAggaggaaagaaaaacaaaaataaagacagaAGCTGCATATGCGAATCTCTTTTGCACTGATGCAATCTAACTGATCAGAGGTTGCTTTTTGGACTGTTGACGAGCTCCCGACTCTGAAAGCTTTCAGCACCACTGACAACCAAAACCGAGCCACACGACAACACAAACCCTCAGCtgctttttattaaatgttgttgttttaaagcgttaaaaaacaaaagaaaaaaaaaaaaacaagacaataaCCACTACTCTGAATGTACTGGAGGACAACAAGAGGCAGTGACGCTTTCCATGTCTCCATTGTGGGTCACATGAGAGAAAACCCAGCGGTTtctccccaaaaaataaaacaagtcttTGTGTTGCGAATGGATTCACTGCTGGCTCACCCcccacaactacacacacactcacacatacatatacacacacactcacacatacatatacacacacacacgcaaataTCATAATTGTAACCAGCAATAGGCAGGCAAAAACACTGCCCACGGACCAGTGTGTGCTCTGTTAGATGTATATAGACtaagaatataaatatatatatgaaatgcCTCCCACACTCACAGTTACAGCTGTTGTATGATTTCCCTATTTTTCTATGCCTCTTTTGTCCCGCTTCATTTTGGGATTTCTTTTGTGCTCACAGTTTAGCCTGAAGTATGTTTTCCTTCAcgcaaaaacaaataaactggaGGAATGTCgtactgtaaataaaatgatCACTTACACCGGAGGGGGAGGGGGTATATAAAGTAAACCATCATCAGTCAAAATGGGGGACATATGCCACTTAGTCAACCAATCAGGGAAAAGAACAGAAGACGAAGGATGGAATATGGGAGTTGAACAGATTTGTGTCTTCCTGCTCAGCGTTTATTACAGTGAAGCAGCTGCCTGGAGCGTGATAGTGATTCTAATGGTGTCTGAGAAGCGTGTTGTCatttcttcattccttttttttttttttttggttgtttttcacCTGAGGAGGCAATGGGTGCGTTCTAGTGAGAATGGGACTCAAACAACGTGTATGACACAGTGACACACTGTTCTCCCCCCTTCGCTTTGATGATTGTGTGAGAAACTGTTCCGTTGATTTGAAAGAACTTATTTGTGAATTGCTTCTTTATGCAATATTATAGGGacagtgtttatttttctactgACTTGTTGAAACCCCTCCAGTATAAGTTAGAATAGGTGTCAGTTTGTTG is a genomic window of Gouania willdenowi chromosome 16, fGouWil2.1, whole genome shotgun sequence containing:
- the fam131bb gene encoding uncharacterized protein fam131bb isoform X2, with the translated sequence MGCIGSRRLTADGVPVQKDGEQHGRSEFSWEGINLSMEDTTSILPRLKRNSNAYGIGALAKSSLSGVTRTMKERVTKPTAMAQGRVAHMIEWQNWGMSTVGAGGLPQARISTQEREKERRLENDAYSDLSDGEKEARFAAGILQQFAISEATLLAWSSMDGDSPRSGSNQGSVAHLSEVNQESITSRDQILHHSSAEVWPHTYVSQGHYCLSSSDAWEPISNDPSGVASPPTGSYVMGTEGYDGQAAAHFLSQHHQQQLNLQQQTQLQQLQQIQQLQHFQQQQQLLQYQQQQSLEHRLHSANHSLQATPNSTIHSLVQQIHPPLVDLWNSGQMEAYQAEAGGYMGVAAVVEPSLCVPSGEEMVGTEHSPLLEQQEEYAAKEEEVTLCLEQESATLTPPIQQGDASGGSSPGQPPAEPITERKASDVTSGLIQTLEEKEEEEEGTPAASMTTN
- the fam131bb gene encoding uncharacterized protein fam131bb isoform X1; translation: MGCIGSRRLTADGVPVQKDGEQHGRSEFSWEGINLSMEDTTSILPRLKRNSNAYGIGALAKSSLSGVSGVTRTMKERVTKPTAMAQGRVAHMIEWQNWGMSTVGAGGLPQARISTQEREKERRLENDAYSDLSDGEKEARFAAGILQQFAISEATLLAWSSMDGDSPRSGSNQGSVAHLSEVNQESITSRDQILHHSSAEVWPHTYVSQGHYCLSSSDAWEPISNDPSGVASPPTGSYVMGTEGYDGQAAAHFLSQHHQQQLNLQQQTQLQQLQQIQQLQHFQQQQQLLQYQQQQSLEHRLHSANHSLQATPNSTIHSLVQQIHPPLVDLWNSGQMEAYQAEAGGYMGVAAVVEPSLCVPSGEEMVGTEHSPLLEQQEEYAAKEEEVTLCLEQESATLTPPIQQGDASGGSSPGQPPAEPITERKASDVTSGLIQTLEEKEEEEEGTPAASMTTN
- the fam131bb gene encoding AF4/FMR2 family member 4 isoform X3, whose amino-acid sequence is MGCIGSRRLTADGVPVQKDGEQLSMEDTTSILPRLKRNSNAYGIGALAKSSLSGVSGVTRTMKERVTKPTAMAQGRVAHMIEWQNWGMSTVGAGGLPQARISTQEREKERRLENDAYSDLSDGEKEARFAAGILQQFAISEATLLAWSSMDGDSPRSGSNQGSVAHLSEVNQESITSRDQILHHSSAEVWPHTYVSQGHYCLSSSDAWEPISNDPSGVASPPTGSYVMGTEGYDGQAAAHFLSQHHQQQLNLQQQTQLQQLQQIQQLQHFQQQQQLLQYQQQQSLEHRLHSANHSLQATPNSTIHSLVQQIHPPLVDLWNSGQMEAYQAEAGGYMGVAAVVEPSLCVPSGEEMVGTEHSPLLEQQEEYAAKEEEVTLCLEQESATLTPPIQQGDASGGSSPGQPPAEPITERKASDVTSGLIQTLEEKEEEEEGTPAASMTTN
- the fam131bb gene encoding AF4/FMR2 family member 4 isoform X4, whose translation is MGCIGSRRLTADGVPVQKDGEQLSMEDTTSILPRLKRNSNAYGIGALAKSSLSGVTRTMKERVTKPTAMAQGRVAHMIEWQNWGMSTVGAGGLPQARISTQEREKERRLENDAYSDLSDGEKEARFAAGILQQFAISEATLLAWSSMDGDSPRSGSNQGSVAHLSEVNQESITSRDQILHHSSAEVWPHTYVSQGHYCLSSSDAWEPISNDPSGVASPPTGSYVMGTEGYDGQAAAHFLSQHHQQQLNLQQQTQLQQLQQIQQLQHFQQQQQLLQYQQQQSLEHRLHSANHSLQATPNSTIHSLVQQIHPPLVDLWNSGQMEAYQAEAGGYMGVAAVVEPSLCVPSGEEMVGTEHSPLLEQQEEYAAKEEEVTLCLEQESATLTPPIQQGDASGGSSPGQPPAEPITERKASDVTSGLIQTLEEKEEEEEGTPAASMTTN